A window of Bacillus toyonensis BCT-7112 genomic DNA:
CAGGATTAAATAATATTGCAATGTTACTTGCGGCGGAAGAAGGAAAACTGCGCGGTATGTATGTTATGGGTGAAGAAATGGCTTTAGTAGATTCAAATGCGAACCATGTGCAACATATTTTAGAGAATTTAGATTTCCTTGTTGTTCAAGATATGTTCTTATCAAAAACAGCTCGTTTTGCTGATGTTATTTTACCGGCAGCACCGAGCTTAGAAAAAGAAGGGACGTTTACGAATACAGAACGTCGTATTCAAAGATTATATGAAGTATTGAAGCCGCTTGGTGATTCAAAACCAGACTGGTGGATTTTACAAAAAGTAGCTCGTGCACTAGGCGGAGATTGGAATTATGAAAACCCAAGTGAGATTATGGATGAAATAGCATCGCTTGCACCGTTATATTCTCAGGCAACATATGATCGTTTAGAAGGATGGAATAGTTTATGTTGGGGTAGCCATGATGGTAGCGATACACCGCTATTATATGTAGATGGATTTAACTTCCCAGATAAACTTGCTCGTTTATCATTAGATGAATGGGTACCACCAGTTGTGGCGCCGGATGAGTATGATTTACTATTAAATAATGGTCGTATGCTAGAGCATTTCCATGAAGGGAATATGACGAATAAGTCGGCTGGTATTTTATCTAAAGTATCTGAAGTATTCGTTGAAATTTCACCTGAACTTGCTAAAGAGCGTAATGTGAAAGATGGTGGTCTTGTAGAATTATCATCGCCGTTCGGAAAGATTAAAGTACAAGCACTTGTTACAGACCGTGTAACGGGAAATGAGTTATATTTACCAATGCATGCGACAGTAAATGAAGAGGCTATTAATATTTTAACAGGAACAGCGACAGACATTTATACGTGTACACCAGCTTATAAACAAACGATGGTGAAACTGCGCGTATTACGTGAAAAAGGAAATCGTCCATTACCATCTTCAAACCCGCGAGATAAAAAACGCCATCCACAAAATGGTGTTGAAATTCAGCAAAAGTGGCAAAGAAAACAATACGTATCACTTGTGGACTAGGGGGCGGAGATAGTGGCAAAAGAAATTACGTTAATTAAAAAGAAAGTTGTAACAGAAGAAGAGAAGAAACAGCAATTAGCAGAGGAACTGTTCACGGAGTTAGCGAATAACCGTGAAGCAGTCGAGGAAACGATGCAATTACTAGCGCAATTACAGAAAGCTGGTATTTTAGATGCGGCAATTAGTTTACTTGCTGCGAAAGAAGATGTTTCGAAAATTGCTGTTGAGCAATTAAATCGTGAACCAGTGAAAAATGCACTGAACAATATGATGGGGGCAGGAGAGGCTTTATCTTCAGTTGACCCAGAGGTAACAAAACAAATCACATCGAGTTTAGTTACTGGATTGCAATTTGCAACAGATGAATTAAATAGTGGTAAAAAAACAAAAGTGATGGATTTCTTTAAAGTATTAAAAGATCCAGATATCAATAGAGCAATTACATTCGGTTTTAGCTTTTTGAAAGCATTTGGGCAAGGATTAGAGAAAAAATAGAGTAGATGAAAAAGTGATGGGAAATAGCCATCACTTTTTTCATTGTATGTATAAGAGTGTTCATGTTAAGCGGAATATATTATTATTAAAAAGATGGATTAGAAATGGAAATGTGGAATCCATCTCAAATATCGTTTTAGAATGTGGAGGAATATATGCAACACCGTAAAAGACTATCTATACCAGGAGTAATGAGCCATTCCTTTCAAACAGTAAAATTTGCTTTTTGGAATGTATTAACCTTTCAACTTGCTTATAAATTGTTAGCAGCGATTGTGTTTGTTCCACTGTTTGGGATCATTTTTAATAAATTATTGTATTTTGGTGGTTACGCAAATGCGACAAATGATGAATTATTAGCATTTTTGAAAACACCATACGGCATTTTGGCAATCGTAATTTTATCCTTGTTAGCACTGTTTCTTATCTTTACGGAATTTGCGGTGCTTATTATTATTTCGTATTTCGCTCATAAAAGACAAAAGGTGAAATTACGCCCGATTTTATATAAAACCGTAACGTACTTACCTACGCTTTTCACATATTGCTTACCAGGATTTATTTTATATGCTGTCGTATTATTACCTCTTTTAAAAATGGGATATGAAACGGCATTAATTCCGCAAATCCAAATTCCTAACTTTATTACAGGAGAACTGTTTAAAACGACGATGGGACAAGTAGGCTATTACACGTTCTTTGCCGTAGTTGCGTATTTGAACCTTCGCTGGATTTTCGTTCTACCTATTGTCGTTTTAGAACAAAAGCCGTTTCGCACAGCAGCGCGTAAAAGTGCAGCTTTAGTAAAAGAAAGCTTTTTTAAAGTACTATTCTTTTTAGTAGGATTTTTCATTTCAATAGGGATTGTTTATATTTTGTTTTTTGGAATATATTTATTGTGCCTATGGGGTGTGTATGAATTTACAAACCCGGAAGGAACATTTGCGTTATTAGCCGAATCAACGATTTCTGTATTCCTAACAAGTACATTGTATTTATTTAGCTTTATTGTGACACCATTTTATATTATGGCTATAACAAGATTGTACTTACAAAAGGTTCCGGTTGAAGATGTGTTATTAGAAGAAGGATTAGATTATTCGAAAACGAAAGCAGATAAATGTTTCTTTCAAAAACATCGCTGGAAATTTATTAGTGTATATATTGTAGGGATTATTACGGCCGGAATGGTCGTTGCCTTCATTGTAACGTTTATTTCAAATTCGTATAAAGAACCGATTATTATGGCGCACCGCGGATATATATCAAAAGGGGTAGAAAATACGAAAGAAGCTGTGCAAGGTGCTATTGATGCAAAAGCAGACTACGCTGAAATAGATGTATTACAAACGAAAGACGGTGAGCTAGCGGTTATACATGACTTGAAGTTAAAACGTCTTGCAAATGCCAATGTGCATGTGTCAGATTTAACGATGGATGAATTAAGACAGCTTACTCTTAGTCAAGATGGATTTTCAGGACAAATAAGTACACTTGATGAAATCATTAAGCTTGCAAAGGGGAAAATCAAACTCAATATTGAAGTGAAGCTTCATGGGGGCGAAAAAGACTTTGTAAATAAAGTATTAAAAGCGATTAAAGATAATGAATTTGAGAAGCAATGTGTAATTCAAACGTTACACTATCCACTCATTAAAGAGTTTAAGCGTGCAAATTCAGATATAAAAGTAGGATATATACTGTATGCAAGTAGAGCTAACTTAAAGAATGTAAAAGCTGACTTTTATGTAGCAGAAGAATACATGTTAAATAAGAAATTAGTAAAAGAAGCAAGGAAGTTAAATAAGCCAATTTACGTATGGACAGTAAATGATATGGAGAGTTTAAAGGCATATTATAAGTTAAACGTAGATGGTATCATTACCGATTATCCTGAAGATGCACGTGAAACAATTAAGGAGTTAAAAGAGCAAGAAGCGGAAGAAAGTGATCTGTTTGATAAAATTACTGAAACAACAGATGATTTGTTTTCAAAGTTATTTATAAGTTATCCAGCTGCTGGCTAAATGCCAGCAGCTGTTTTTTGTAAAAAGAATATATTTCTAAAATATTGTGTAAAGTAATAACTGTATATGTATACGTCTTCATTTGGAGTTTTTACATTGTTATATTATTGTCAAATAATAAATGATTACTGCTTATTTTGAAGGGATATAATAAAAATAGAGTAATAGATAATGAAATAGAACGAACTTCCTAATAGAATCAATGTTTTATATATTTACACTATTCTAAATATATAAACTTTAGAAAAATGATATGTTAGCGTTTTCATAACTTTTAAGTTATGCTAGAATAAGGACATAAGTTATTAATTATTACAAAAAGAAAAAAGACTTTCTTTTTTCTGTTAATTATAAGGGGGCATTTCATTATGCGTATTGGGGTACCAGCAGAAATTAAAAACAACGAAAACCGTGTGGCAATGACACCAGCTGGTGTTGTACATTTAATTCGTAACAATCACGAAGTATTTATTCAAAAGGGTGCAGGTTTAGGATCTGGTTTCACAGATGCTCAGTATGTTGAAGCTGGAGCAAAAATTGTTGATACAGCTGAAGAAGCTTGGAACATGGAAATGGTTATGAAAGTTAAGGAACCAATTGAAAGCGAATACAAACACTTCAGTGAAGGTTTAATCTTATTCACATACTTACACTTAGCTCCAGAACCAGAATTAACAAAAGCTTTAATCGAGAAGAAAGTAGTAGCTATTGCGTACGAAACAGTACAATTAGAAAACCGTTCATTACCATTACTTGCACCTATGAGTGAAGTAGCTGGTCGTATGGCTGCACAAATTGGTGCACAGTTCCTTGAGAAAAACAAAGGCGGTAAAGGTATCTTACTTGCAGGTGTTCCAGGGGTTAAACGTGGTAAAGTAACAATTATCGGTGGTGGACAAGCTGGTACAAATGCTGCTAAAATTGCAGTTGGACTAGGTGCGGATGTAACAATCATCGACTTAAGTGCAGAACGTCTTCGTCAATTAGATGACATTTTCGGAAACCAAGTAAAAACTTTAATGTCTAATCCTTACAATATTGCAGAAGCTGTAAAAGAGTCTGATCTTGTAATTGGTGCAGTATTAATCCCAGGTGCAAAAGCGCCAAAACTTGTAACAGAAGAAATGATTAAGTCAATGGAACCGGGTTCTGTTGTTGTAGATATCGCGATTGACCAAGGTGGTATTTTCGAAACAACTGACCGTATTACAACTCATGATAACCCAACTTACGAAAAACACGGTGTTGTTCATTATGCAGTTGCAAACATGCCAGGTGCGGTTCCACGTACATCAACTCTTGCATTAACAAACGTAACAGTACCATATGCAGTACAAATTGCTAACAAAGGCTACAAAGCTGCTTGCCTAGGCAACACTGCATTATTAAAAGGTATTAACACATTAGATGGCTATGTAACATTTGAAGCTGTTGCAGAAGCTCACGGTGTAGAGTACAAAGGTGCTAAAGAATTATTAGAAGCAGAAACAGTATCTTGCTAATAGAAGCATTATACAAAACAAAATCGAACAATATATAAAACAACATGATAAGAGCTAAGAGATAATACCTCTTAGCTCTTCTTGGCAAAAGGGGGCATTCATCGTGGCCAACCTATTTAAAAAGAAATCCGTTACGCAATTGTTAGGGGAAAGTAAAAGTAAAACTTTAACGAAAACGCTAGGGGCATTCGACCTAACAATGCTAGGAATTGGTGCGATAATTGGTACAGGAGTTCTAGTATTAACTGGATTAGTAGCAGCAAGAGATGCTGGTCCAGCAGTTATTTTTTCATTTATGATTGCAGCAATTGTTTGTGGATTTGCAGCTTTATGTTATGCGGAAGTTGCATCTACACTCCCTGTTTCAGGTAGTGTGTACACATATTCGTATGCAACAATTGGTGAGTTTGTTGCTCATTTAATGGGATGGACATTGTTATCCGTATATGTCGTAACGACTGCCGCAGTAGCTGGCGGATGGACGGGTTATTTCAATAATTTAGTGAGTGGATTGGGACTTGAAATCCCAAAAGCATTGCTAACGATTCCAGCGCAAGGTGGTATGGTAAACTTACCGGCAGTTATCGTTACGTTAGTGATAACTTGGTTATTATCACGAGGTACAAAAGAAAGTAAGCGTGTGAATAACATAATGGTATTAATTAAAATTGGTATTGTTGTTTTATTCATTGCAGTTGGTGTATTCTACGTGAAACCAGAAAACTGGATACCATTTGCACCTTACGGTTTAAGTGGAGTGTTCGCAGGGGGAGCAGCAGTATTCTTTGCTTTCTTAGGATTTGATGCATTAGCAACTTCTGCTGAAGAAGTAAAAAATCCGCAACGTGATCTACCAATTGGTATTATTGCCTCGTTAGTTATTTGTACAATCATTTATGTTGTAGTTTGTCTCGTTATGACAGGTATGGTTTCTTATAAGGAATTAGATGTACCTGAAGCTATGGCATATGTGTTAGAAGTTGTAGGACAAGATAAAGTGGCTGGTGTAATTGCTATTGGAGCTGTAATCGGTATTATGGCTGTAATTTTCGCTTACATTTATGCGACAACACGTGTATTCTTCGCAATGAGCCGTGACGGTTTATTACCAAAATCTTTTGCGAAAATTAACAAGAAGACTGAAGCGCCAACATTTTCAGTTTGGTTAACAGGAATTGGTAGTGCTTTAATTGCTGGATTTATCGATTTAAAAGAATTGTCGAATTTAGCGAATATTGGAGCGTTATTAACATTCGCCATGGTTGGTGTAACTGTTATCATTCTTCGTAAAACGCATCCGAAATTACAGCGTGGATTTATGGTACCACTTGTACCGATCTTACCGATTATTTCAATTGCATGTTGTCTATTCTTAATGGTAAATTTACCATTAACAACATGGATATACTTCGGTATTTGGTTAGCAATTGGAGTAGTTGTATACTTTGTTTATTCGAAAAAACATAGTCATTTAAAAGACGATGGAAGTTCGCAGGATAATTTAGATCAAGCTAATTAAAGGGATATAAAATAGTAAGCCTTGTGCGTCTAGGGAGCGCACAAGGCTTTTTCTTTTGGATAAGGAAGGAAATAAATGTTAAATTGTCGAATTTTTATGTCGGAATATGAAAAAAGGGGAGGAAGAGGAATGCTAGAAACGAAAGTGGTTGTTGGAGCAGAGGAGTATAATAATAACCCTGGTTGGTTACATACGAATGAAGAAGAATTAAATTTATTGCGAAGAGAAACTTGGCTTGATAAATTTCAACCTAATTCTTTATCAGCAATTTTAGCGGAACATGTATGGGAGCATTTATCGTACGAAGAAGGAATCGAAGCTGCAAAAATTTGTTATGAGTTTTTAACGGAGGGTGGATATATTCGTTGTGCAGTGCCAGATGCATTTTTCCCAGATGAAGAATATCAGCAAGGTGTACAAGTAGGTGGACCAGGGCCATTAGATCATCCAGCAGCAAGTCATAAAATCGTTCATAACTATAAAACAATCACGTCCATGTTTGAATCGGCAGGTTTTCAAGTTAGGACTTTAGAATACTGTGATGAGAATGGTAAGTTTCATTATAATGATTGGAATGAGAAAGATGGTTTTATTTATCGCTCGAAACGTTTTGATCATAGAAATCAAGATGGTACATTAGAATTTGCTTCGTTAATTGTGGATGCAGTGAAACTTTAATCAGTGGGGGTTCTTTATCTCCTGCTGATTATTAGCCTTCAACAATCGGGCTTTTACGGGTAGCTAATGTAGGGGAAATAAGAGAAGGATGCACGATAGTTTTCGTGCATCCTTTTTGTATGAAGAGTATGATAGGTGCGGAGAATATTGATATGTATATGTTGAAATGTGAATGGAATTGTCAAAAAAATCTTTCGGATTTTATTGACACATATGAGTAGGCGCTCATATAATAAAAGTATAAGATATATGAACAGTTGTTCATATGTTCAATTAAAGAGGTGAGCTATAATGGCTGAAAATAAAGTAGAAACACCGCAG
This region includes:
- a CDS encoding amino acid permease — protein: MANLFKKKSVTQLLGESKSKTLTKTLGAFDLTMLGIGAIIGTGVLVLTGLVAARDAGPAVIFSFMIAAIVCGFAALCYAEVASTLPVSGSVYTYSYATIGEFVAHLMGWTLLSVYVVTTAAVAGGWTGYFNNLVSGLGLEIPKALLTIPAQGGMVNLPAVIVTLVITWLLSRGTKESKRVNNIMVLIKIGIVVLFIAVGVFYVKPENWIPFAPYGLSGVFAGGAAVFFAFLGFDALATSAEEVKNPQRDLPIGIIASLVICTIIYVVVCLVMTGMVSYKELDVPEAMAYVLEVVGQDKVAGVIAIGAVIGIMAVIFAYIYATTRVFFAMSRDGLLPKSFAKINKKTEAPTFSVWLTGIGSALIAGFIDLKELSNLANIGALLTFAMVGVTVIILRKTHPKLQRGFMVPLVPILPIISIACCLFLMVNLPLTTWIYFGIWLAIGVVVYFVYSKKHSHLKDDGSSQDNLDQAN
- the ald gene encoding alanine dehydrogenase is translated as MRIGVPAEIKNNENRVAMTPAGVVHLIRNNHEVFIQKGAGLGSGFTDAQYVEAGAKIVDTAEEAWNMEMVMKVKEPIESEYKHFSEGLILFTYLHLAPEPELTKALIEKKVVAIAYETVQLENRSLPLLAPMSEVAGRMAAQIGAQFLEKNKGGKGILLAGVPGVKRGKVTIIGGGQAGTNAAKIAVGLGADVTIIDLSAERLRQLDDIFGNQVKTLMSNPYNIAEAVKESDLVIGAVLIPGAKAPKLVTEEMIKSMEPGSVVVDIAIDQGGIFETTDRITTHDNPTYEKHGVVHYAVANMPGAVPRTSTLALTNVTVPYAVQIANKGYKAACLGNTALLKGINTLDGYVTFEAVAEAHGVEYKGAKELLEAETVSC
- a CDS encoding DUF1641 domain-containing protein translates to MAKEITLIKKKVVTEEEKKQQLAEELFTELANNREAVEETMQLLAQLQKAGILDAAISLLAAKEDVSKIAVEQLNREPVKNALNNMMGAGEALSSVDPEVTKQITSSLVTGLQFATDELNSGKKTKVMDFFKVLKDPDINRAITFGFSFLKAFGQGLEKK
- a CDS encoding glycerophosphoryl diester phosphodiesterase membrane domain-containing protein — its product is MQHRKRLSIPGVMSHSFQTVKFAFWNVLTFQLAYKLLAAIVFVPLFGIIFNKLLYFGGYANATNDELLAFLKTPYGILAIVILSLLALFLIFTEFAVLIIISYFAHKRQKVKLRPILYKTVTYLPTLFTYCLPGFILYAVVLLPLLKMGYETALIPQIQIPNFITGELFKTTMGQVGYYTFFAVVAYLNLRWIFVLPIVVLEQKPFRTAARKSAALVKESFFKVLFFLVGFFISIGIVYILFFGIYLLCLWGVYEFTNPEGTFALLAESTISVFLTSTLYLFSFIVTPFYIMAITRLYLQKVPVEDVLLEEGLDYSKTKADKCFFQKHRWKFISVYIVGIITAGMVVAFIVTFISNSYKEPIIMAHRGYISKGVENTKEAVQGAIDAKADYAEIDVLQTKDGELAVIHDLKLKRLANANVHVSDLTMDELRQLTLSQDGFSGQISTLDEIIKLAKGKIKLNIEVKLHGGEKDFVNKVLKAIKDNEFEKQCVIQTLHYPLIKEFKRANSDIKVGYILYASRANLKNVKADFYVAEEYMLNKKLVKEARKLNKPIYVWTVNDMESLKAYYKLNVDGIITDYPEDARETIKELKEQEAEESDLFDKITETTDDLFSKLFISYPAAG
- a CDS encoding class I SAM-dependent methyltransferase: MLETKVVVGAEEYNNNPGWLHTNEEELNLLRRETWLDKFQPNSLSAILAEHVWEHLSYEEGIEAAKICYEFLTEGGYIRCAVPDAFFPDEEYQQGVQVGGPGPLDHPAASHKIVHNYKTITSMFESAGFQVRTLEYCDENGKFHYNDWNEKDGFIYRSKRFDHRNQDGTLEFASLIVDAVKL